One window of Stenotrophomonas indicatrix genomic DNA carries:
- a CDS encoding transposase encodes MQNVRLLLGRRSSISLSYILTTVVDRRAPLFANAAAAALAIQEFQRLDQEGFTRSIAYVVMPDHIHWLVELRAGTLETVMKRFKSRTAQQANRLLGRGGRFWQACYHDHAIRSDESLYRHAMYLMGNPIRAGLTTQLGQYRHAWCEWELEALGDRPEAFSTDG; translated from the coding sequence ATGCAAAACGTCCGCCTCCTGCTCGGCCGCCGCTCCAGCATCAGCCTCAGCTACATCCTCACTACCGTCGTGGATCGCCGCGCGCCCCTGTTCGCCAACGCCGCCGCCGCAGCCCTGGCAATCCAGGAATTCCAGAGGCTGGATCAGGAAGGCTTCACCCGCTCGATCGCCTACGTGGTCATGCCTGATCACATTCACTGGCTGGTCGAACTGCGTGCGGGAACACTGGAAACCGTCATGAAGCGCTTCAAATCGCGCACGGCGCAGCAGGCAAACCGATTGTTGGGAAGGGGCGGGCGCTTCTGGCAGGCCTGCTACCACGATCATGCGATCCGCTCGGACGAATCGTTGTACCGGCATGCGATGTATCTGATGGGCAATCCGATCCGGGCGGGTCTGACGACGCAGTTGGGGCAGTATCGGCACGCATGGTGCGAGTGGGAGCTCGAGGCCTTGGGTGATCGGCCGGAGGCGTTCAGCACGGACGGATAG
- a CDS encoding prolyl oligopeptidase family serine peptidase: MLRSFLRWLPLLALLMMAGCASTPPGARGHFEARAVKVDGETAYYQVFIPAKAARASGPLPVVLFLHGSGERGGDGVKQTHAGLGPYLRRHAGDFPALAVFPQAPGREEWSGRNNRVAIAALDATIAEFGADPARQYLTGMSMGGYGSWNIALDDPKRFAAIVPVCGAVLAPRAVRPTLLVEQVARETDPYTVIAQRLQRTPIWIFHGALDDVVPPDDDRRLHAAFQTADARDARYTEYPDGNHNAWDATYADAAMWAWLFKQKR, translated from the coding sequence ATGCTTCGATCGTTCTTGCGCTGGCTGCCACTGCTGGCTCTGCTGATGATGGCCGGGTGCGCCAGTACGCCGCCGGGCGCGCGCGGCCACTTCGAGGCACGTGCGGTGAAGGTGGACGGCGAAACCGCCTACTACCAGGTGTTCATTCCAGCCAAAGCCGCACGCGCGTCTGGGCCGCTGCCGGTGGTGCTGTTCCTGCACGGCTCCGGCGAGCGCGGCGGCGATGGCGTGAAACAGACCCACGCGGGCCTGGGCCCGTACCTGCGCCGACACGCCGGCGACTTCCCCGCGCTGGCGGTGTTTCCGCAGGCACCCGGCCGTGAAGAATGGAGCGGCCGCAACAACCGTGTGGCGATAGCGGCACTGGACGCCACGATTGCCGAATTCGGCGCCGACCCTGCAAGGCAGTACCTGACCGGGATGTCGATGGGCGGCTACGGCAGCTGGAACATCGCCCTGGATGACCCGAAGCGCTTTGCCGCGATCGTGCCGGTCTGCGGCGCGGTGCTGGCCCCGCGTGCGGTGCGCCCTACCCTGCTCGTGGAGCAGGTGGCGCGTGAGACCGATCCCTACACGGTGATCGCCCAGCGCCTGCAACGCACCCCGATCTGGATCTTCCACGGCGCGCTGGATGATGTGGTGCCGCCGGATGACGACCGCCGGCTGCATGCCGCGTTCCAGACCGCCGACGCGCGTGACGCACGCTATACCGAATACCCCGACGGCAACCACAACGCCTGGGATGCCACCTACGCCGATGCGGCGATGTGGGCGTGGCTGTTCAAGCAGAAGCGCTGA
- a CDS encoding aspartate carbamoyltransferase catalytic subunit, which translates to MTAQQLDDSGRLRHLLTLEGLPRDTLLQLLDRAGQIRDAAVGRVGNKRHVLGGSAVCTLFFEPSTRTRSSFHLAAQRLGADVLNFDASTSSTRKGETACDTLKNLEAMGVRGFVVRHPDDGAVAALAAVAGEGTALVNAGDGRSSHPTQGLLDMLTLRQAKGPDFSKMKVVIVGDVKHSRVARTDLHALRTLGVGEIRVCGPQSLLPDDDTLKGCVVGDDFDAMLEGVDALMMLRLQRERMEEGLVPSLEQYHAQYGLNTARLARAGKDAAVLHPGPINRGVEVTDDVADGPQSWVLRQVANGVAVRMAVLETLLG; encoded by the coding sequence ATGACCGCCCAGCAACTCGATGACTCCGGCCGCCTGCGCCACCTGTTGACGCTTGAAGGTCTGCCCCGCGACACCCTGCTGCAATTGCTCGACCGCGCCGGCCAGATCCGCGATGCCGCGGTCGGTCGTGTCGGCAACAAGCGCCACGTGCTGGGCGGATCGGCGGTGTGCACGTTGTTCTTCGAACCCTCCACCCGTACCCGCAGCTCGTTCCATCTGGCGGCGCAGCGGTTGGGTGCGGACGTGCTGAACTTCGACGCCTCCACTTCGTCAACGCGCAAGGGCGAAACTGCCTGCGACACACTGAAGAACCTGGAAGCGATGGGCGTGCGTGGTTTCGTCGTGCGCCACCCGGACGACGGCGCCGTGGCGGCGCTGGCTGCCGTGGCGGGCGAGGGCACCGCGCTGGTCAACGCCGGCGACGGTCGCAGCTCACACCCGACCCAGGGCCTGCTGGACATGCTGACCCTGCGCCAGGCCAAGGGCCCGGACTTCTCGAAGATGAAGGTGGTGATCGTCGGCGACGTCAAGCACTCGCGCGTGGCCCGCACCGACCTGCATGCGCTGCGCACGCTGGGCGTGGGCGAGATCCGCGTGTGCGGCCCGCAGTCGCTGCTGCCGGACGACGACACCCTGAAGGGCTGCGTGGTGGGTGATGATTTCGACGCGATGCTGGAAGGCGTTGACGCGCTGATGATGCTGCGCCTGCAGCGCGAGCGCATGGAAGAAGGGCTGGTGCCGTCGCTGGAGCAGTACCACGCGCAGTACGGCCTGAACACCGCACGCCTGGCCCGCGCCGGCAAGGATGCCGCCGTGCTGCACCCAGGCCCGATCAACCGCGGCGTGGAAGTGACCGACGACGTGGCCGACGGCCCGCAGTCGTGGGTGCTGCGCCAGGTCGCCAACGGCGTTGCCGTACGCATGGCCGTGCTGGAAACCCTGCTGGGTTGA